The proteins below are encoded in one region of Lonchura striata isolate bLonStr1 chromosome 1, bLonStr1.mat, whole genome shotgun sequence:
- the GJD4 gene encoding gap junction delta-4 protein, producing MEHWDSLGFLIVTLNYNVTIVGKIWLMLIILLRMAVVVLAGYPLYQDEQERFVCNTLQPGCSNVCYDLFSPVSHFRFWLIQTVAILLPYAAFSIYVLHKVAMYIVRMHCLVHGCKRNKGLSSPRDVKEFCRSAVVNRVDCGADNLSVLNFSGAYTIHLFIRTLLEVAFAAVQYFLFGFFVPDRYSCYHSPCTSTVDCYISRPTEKSIMMIFIWGVSSLSFLLSLADLVCALRRMTARNQKNKLLANLCTDKECMIDLPPVQHSGSSPPPNGDAPVANSCQTSDDCCSLLPDEEEAVLHPGGVPQQSASTNLSSSSNKCCVSGDLAAKQQSTEESLCASDHQGTPCSQVRPRLQQDFIKDTALALRPQVEFPHVSSSVVQSKLLGFYPSTELKSPDAQSNYSSTSYLRSKKSEWV from the exons ATGGAGCACTGGGACTCACTGGGATTTTTGATAGTCACACTGAACTATAATGTGACTATTGTAG GGAAGATCTGGCTGATGTTAATAATTCTGTTGCGAATGGCAGTGGTGGTGTTGGCAGGCTACCCCCTGTACCAAGATGAGCAGGAGCGCTTTGTCTGCAACACCCTGCAGCCAGGGTGCTCCAACGTTTGCTATGACCTGTTCTCTCCCGTGTCTCACTTTAGGTTCTGGCTCATTCAGACCGTGGCTATCCTGCTGCCCTATGCTGCATTCAGCATTTATGTTTTGCACAAGGTAGCTATGTACATTGTCAGAATGCACTGTCTGGTGCATGGCTGCAAGAGGAACAAGGGTTTATCAAGCCCCAGAGATGTGAAGGAGTTCTGTAGGAGTGCAGTTGTCAATAGAGTAGATTGTGGTGCAGACAACCTAAGTGTCCTCAATTTTTCAGGGGCATATACCATTCATCTTTTTATTAGGACCCTACTTGAGGTTGCCTTTGCAGCTGTGCAATACtttctttttggattttttgttccTGACCGCTATTCATGCTACCACTCACCTTGCACAAGCACTGTTGACTGTTACATCTCCCGGCCCACTGAGAAATCCATCATGATGATTTTCATCTGGGGGGTCAGCAGTCTGTCCTTTCTACTCAGCCTTGCTGATCTTGTCTGTGCTCTCCGGAGAATGACAGCAAGAAACCAAAAGAACAAGCTGCTGGCAAACCTCTGCACAGACAAGGAGTGCATGATAGATCTTCCCCCAGTCCAGCACAGTGGCTCCTCTCCACCTCCAAATGGGGATGCCCCAGTAGCAAATAGCTGTCAGACCAGTGACGACTGCTGCTCGCTTCTCCCTGATGAGGAAGAGGCTGTTCTTCATCCTGGAGGTGTCCCTCAGCAAAGTGCCAGCACtaacctcagcagcagcagcaataagTGCTGTGTATCAGGAGACCTTGCTGCTAAACAACAGAGCACTGAAGAGTCCCTGTGTGCCAGTGACCACCAAGGAactccctgcagccaagtgAGACCCAGACTTCAGCAAGACTTCATTAAAGATACTGCCCTGGCTTTGAGACCTCAGGTGGAGTTTCCCCATGTTTCTTCCTCTGTTGTTCAGAGCAAGCTTTTAGGGTTCTACCCTTCAACTGAGCTAAAAAGCCCTGATGCACAATCAAATTATAGCAGCACTAGCTACCTGAGGTCAAAAAAGTCTGAATGGGTTTAG
- the FZD8 gene encoding frizzled-8 produces MEWSYLLEITSLLAALSLLQRAGCAAASAAAAASSSSSAKELSCQEITVPLCKGIGYNYTYMPNQFNHDTQDEAGLEVHQFWPLVEIQCSSDLRFFLCSMYTPICLEDYKKPLPPCRSVCERAKAGCAPLMRQYGFAWPDRMRCDRLPEQGSPDTLCMDYNRTDLTTAAPPPPKPPLRGSKPGTPAKAPPAAAAPPAEAPRKPRPPPPCEPGCQCRAPMVSVSSERHPLYNRVKTGQIANCALPCHNPYFSPDERAFTAFWIGLWSVLCFLSTFATVSTFLIDMERFKYPERPIIFLAACYLFVSLGYLVRLVAGHEKVACSGGAGAGGAGAGAAGAGGGAAAGAAAAGGRSAAGGAAELQPELAVAEHVRYESTGPALCTVVFLLVYFFGMASSIWWVILSLTWFLAAGMKWGNEAIAGYAQYFHLAAWLLPSVKSIAVLALSSVDGDPVAGICYVGNQSLENLRGFVLAPLLIYLAIGSMFLLAGFVSLFRIRSVIKQQGGPTKTHKLEKLMIRLGLFTVLYTVPAASVVACLFYEQHNRPRWEATHNCPCLRDQQPDQARRPDYAVFMLKYFMCLVVGITSGVWVWSGKTLESWRALCTRCCWASKGAAVAGSTGAGAGGQAVITTAGGLGAGGGGSLYSDVSTGLTWRSGTASSVSYPKQMPLSQV; encoded by the coding sequence ATGGAGTGGAGTTACCTGTTGGAAATCACCTCGCTGCTCGCcgccctgtccctgctgcagcgcGCCGGCTGCGCCGCCGCCtcggccgccgctgccgcgtcctcctcctcctcggcaAAGGAGCTGTCGTGCCAGGAGATCACCGTGCCCCTCTGCAAGGGCATCGGCTACAACTACACCTACATGCCCAACCAGTTCAACCACGACACGCAGGACGAGGCCGGCCTGGAGGTGCACCAGTTCTGGCCGCTGGTGGAGATCCAGTGCTCCAGCGACCTGCGCTTCTTCCTCTGCAGCATGTACACCCCCATCTGCCTGGAGGACTACAAGAAGCCGCTGCCGCCCTGCCGCAGCGTCTGCGAGCGGGCCAAGGCCGGCTGCGCCCCGCTCATGCGCCAGTACGGCTTCGCCTGGCCCGACAGGATGCGCTGCGACCGCCTCCCCGAGCAGGGCAGCCCGGACACGCTCTGTATGGACTACAACCGCACGGACCTCACcacggccgcgccgccgccccccaAGCCCCCGCTCCGCGGCTCCAAGCCCGGCACCCCCGCCAAggcgccccccgccgccgccgccccgccggccgAGGCTCCGCGCaagccgcggccgccgccgccctgcGAACCGGGCTGCCAGTGCCGGGCGCCCATGGTGTCGGTGTCCAGCGAGCGGCACCCGCTCTACAACCGCGTCAAGACGGGGCAGATCGCCAACTgcgccctgccctgccacaaCCCCTACTTCAGCCCGGACGAGCGCGCCTTCACCGCCTTCTGGATCGGGCTCTGGTCCGTGCTCTGCTTCCTCTCCACCTTCGCCACCGTCTCCACCTTCCTCATCGACATGGAGCGCTTCAAGTATCCCGAGCGCCCCATCATCTTCCTGGCCGCCTGCTACCTCTTCGTGTCCCTGGGCTACCTGGTGCGGCTGGTGGCGGGGCACGAGAAGGTGGCGTgcagcggcggggcgggcgcgggcggcgcgggggccggggcggcgggggccggcggcggcgcggccgcgggggcggcggcggcgggcgggcgcagcgcggcgggcggcgcggccgaGCTGCAGCCGGAGCTGGCGGTGGCCGAGCACGTGCGGTACGAGAGCACCGGCCCGGCGCTGTGCACCGTGGTCTTCCTGCTCGTCTACTTCTTCGGCATGGCCAGCTCCATCTGGTGGGTCATCCTCTCCCTCACCTGGTTCCTGGCGGCGGGCATGAAGTGGGGCAACGAGGCCATCGCGGGCTACGCGCAGTATTTCCACCTGGCCGCCTGGCTGCTCCCCAGCGTCAAGTCCATCGCTGTGCTGGCGCTCAGTTCTGTGGACGGGGACCCCGTGGCTGGTATCTGCTACGTGGGCAACCAGAGCCTGGAGAACTTGCGGGGCTTTGTGCTGGCACCCCTGCTCATCTACTTGGCCATCGGCTCCATGTTCCTGCTCGCTGGCTTCGTCTCGCTCTTCCGTATCCGCAGCGTCATCAAGCAGCAGGGTGGCCCCACCAAGACCCACAAGCTGGAGAAGCTGATGATACGCCTGGGACTCTTCACCGTGCTCTACACCGTGCCAGCTGCCAGCGTGGTTGCCTGCCTCTTCTACGAGCAGCACAACCGGCCCCGCTGGGAGGCCACGCACAACTGCCCCTGCCTGCGTGACCAGCAGCCTGACCAGGCCCGCCGCCCTGACTATGCCGTCTTTATGCTCAAGTACTTCATGTGCCTGGTGGTGGGCATCACTTCTGGGGTCTGGGTCTGGTCTGGCAAGACCCTGGAGTCCTGGAGGGCCCTCTGCACccgctgctgctgggccagcaAAGGTGCTGCCGTGGCTGGGAgcacaggggcaggagcaggtggACAGGCAGTAATCACCACGGCAGGAGGACTTGGGGCCGGAGGTGGTGGATCACTCTACAGCGATGTCAGCACTGGCCTGACGTGGAGATcaggcactgccagctctgtcTCCTATCCCAAGCAGATGCCCCTGTCTCAAGTGTGA